The following are encoded in a window of Tessaracoccus flavescens genomic DNA:
- the treY gene encoding malto-oligosyltrehalose synthase, translating into MQQRSDLALPASTYRLQLNEGFTFDDAVAQVPYLAELGVSHIFCSPILQAAPGSMHGYDVVDHTRISEECGGEEGFRRLAEVAHAHGLGIIVDVVPNHMAVPTPLWRNHALWEALRDGAESRYANWFDMDLTSTRAVLMPVLGSRIGDELAAGNIRVEERDIDGRTERVVTYFDHVFPIRPGTEDLPLDQLLERQWYRLAYWKVANEELNYRRFFDVDTLAAVRVEDDEVFDATHKLLIQLFDEGLIDGFRIDHPDGLATPRGYLQRLQRATGGAWVVVEKILEPHEQLPDGSRCAGTTGYDALLRVEGLFHDPNQLPTLNEIWDRIADEGWFGQVLHAAKEEVVRSMLFTEVNRLTSIAVAICAADIRLFDHTRRELGRTIAALLVQMDRYRAYVEPGIATPDAERQVILDAADRVRPELDEDESSTLALIVRLALGDSPTGGGGGAETLPSVTRHPVTTELPDTVMDEAALRAEFMIRFAQTCGPVMAKSKEDTAFYRWNRFVAVNEVGSEPTIVGISQDAFHDFCRQISATWPSTMTTLSTHDTKRSEDVRARLSAMLEHARDWESCLGELRAATEEARSPLVDGATELLLWQTLLATWRLPGTLAGAEPISHERLAGYLTKAMREAKNHTTWTAPDAAYEEAVIALADAALADERVAAALDSFVELTYESLRAGVLGSKLIQLTMPGVPDVYQGTELIDLSLVDPDNRRPVDYAHRADLLRSADAAPASLDAQKLLVVSRALRLRAEHPYAFRGEAATYSPVATTTGQAVAFARGTAEADSPVAITVATRLGSQLAERGGWGEHQIILPEGTWVDVLSGREFRGGAVELAEMLADLPVALLRAAS; encoded by the coding sequence GTGCAGCAACGATCCGATCTCGCCCTGCCCGCCTCCACCTACCGACTGCAGCTGAACGAGGGTTTCACCTTCGACGACGCCGTTGCCCAGGTGCCCTACCTCGCAGAGCTCGGCGTCAGCCACATCTTCTGCTCGCCGATCCTGCAGGCCGCACCGGGCTCGATGCACGGCTACGACGTCGTCGACCACACCCGCATCTCCGAGGAGTGCGGCGGCGAGGAGGGCTTTCGGAGGCTGGCCGAGGTCGCTCACGCCCACGGGCTGGGGATCATCGTCGACGTCGTGCCGAACCACATGGCCGTCCCCACTCCCCTGTGGCGCAACCACGCGCTGTGGGAGGCGCTGCGCGACGGCGCGGAGTCGCGTTACGCGAACTGGTTCGACATGGACCTCACCTCGACCCGTGCCGTCCTGATGCCGGTGCTCGGCAGCCGGATCGGCGACGAACTGGCAGCTGGAAACATCCGGGTCGAGGAGCGTGACATCGACGGGCGCACGGAGCGTGTCGTCACCTACTTCGACCACGTGTTCCCGATCCGCCCCGGCACCGAGGATCTCCCGCTCGACCAACTGCTCGAGCGCCAGTGGTACCGGCTGGCCTACTGGAAGGTCGCCAACGAGGAACTCAACTACCGCCGCTTCTTCGACGTCGACACCCTCGCAGCGGTCCGGGTCGAGGACGACGAGGTCTTCGACGCCACCCACAAGCTGCTGATCCAGCTCTTCGACGAGGGGCTGATCGACGGCTTCAGGATCGACCACCCCGACGGCCTTGCCACCCCTCGCGGGTATCTGCAGCGCCTCCAGCGCGCCACCGGCGGCGCCTGGGTCGTCGTCGAGAAGATCCTCGAACCCCACGAGCAGCTGCCCGACGGCTCTCGGTGCGCCGGAACGACCGGCTACGATGCCCTGCTCCGGGTCGAGGGCCTCTTCCACGACCCGAACCAGCTCCCCACCCTCAACGAGATCTGGGACCGGATCGCCGACGAGGGCTGGTTCGGACAGGTGCTGCACGCCGCGAAGGAAGAGGTGGTGCGCTCCATGCTGTTCACCGAGGTGAACCGGCTCACCTCGATCGCGGTGGCGATCTGCGCCGCCGACATCCGGCTCTTCGACCACACGCGCCGCGAGCTTGGCCGCACCATCGCCGCGTTGCTCGTCCAGATGGACCGCTACCGCGCCTACGTCGAGCCGGGCATCGCCACCCCGGACGCCGAGCGTCAGGTGATCCTCGACGCGGCGGACCGGGTGCGCCCAGAGCTGGACGAGGACGAGTCCTCGACCCTCGCGCTGATCGTCCGGCTCGCCCTCGGCGATTCGCCCACGGGAGGCGGCGGCGGCGCCGAGACCCTCCCCAGCGTGACGAGGCACCCGGTGACGACCGAGCTTCCCGACACCGTCATGGACGAGGCGGCGCTGCGCGCCGAGTTCATGATCCGGTTCGCCCAGACCTGCGGCCCCGTGATGGCCAAGTCGAAGGAGGACACCGCGTTCTACCGGTGGAACCGGTTCGTCGCCGTCAACGAGGTCGGGAGCGAGCCGACCATCGTCGGCATCTCCCAGGACGCGTTCCACGACTTCTGCAGGCAGATCTCGGCGACCTGGCCCTCCACCATGACCACCCTCTCGACGCACGACACCAAGCGTTCGGAGGACGTGCGGGCCCGCCTGTCTGCGATGCTCGAACACGCCCGCGACTGGGAGTCGTGCCTGGGCGAACTGCGTGCCGCAACCGAGGAGGCCCGCTCCCCGCTGGTCGACGGCGCCACCGAGCTGCTGCTCTGGCAGACCCTGCTGGCGACGTGGCGGCTGCCCGGAACCCTCGCCGGGGCCGAGCCCATCTCGCACGAGCGGCTCGCGGGCTATCTGACAAAGGCGATGCGGGAGGCCAAGAACCACACCACGTGGACCGCACCCGACGCCGCCTACGAGGAGGCGGTGATCGCGCTGGCGGACGCGGCACTTGCCGACGAGCGGGTCGCCGCCGCGCTCGACTCGTTCGTCGAGCTCACCTACGAGTCGCTCCGGGCCGGGGTGCTCGGCTCGAAGCTGATCCAGCTCACCATGCCGGGCGTGCCCGACGTCTACCAGGGCACCGAGCTGATCGACCTGTCGCTCGTCGATCCCGACAACCGGCGGCCGGTCGACTACGCGCATCGCGCCGACCTGCTCAGAAGCGCGGACGCAGCCCCCGCCTCGCTGGACGCGCAGAAGCTGCTCGTGGTCTCCCGGGCGCTGCGTCTGCGCGCGGAGCATCCCTACGCGTTCCGTGGCGAGGCCGCGACCTACTCCCCCGTCGCGACCACAACCGGTCAGGCGGTCGCGTTCGCGCGCGGCACCGCTGAGGCCGACTCCCCGGTCGCGATCACCGTCGCGACCCGCCTCGGCTCGCAGTTGGCCGAGCGAGGCGGCTGGGGCGAGCACCAGATCATCCTCCCGGAAGGGACCTGGGTCGACGTGTTGTCCGGACGCGAGTTCCGAGGCGGCGCCGTCGAACTTGCCGAGATGCTTGCCGACCTGCCCGTCGCCCTCCTGCGGGCCGCGTCGTGA
- a CDS encoding NUDIX hydrolase → MTDFQVHVDVKGSVGTLRWAEQRVDIETLQRAVSLAADDVLIARGLRRLQVELPDWDSAARTALHRAGFRLEGRLRSAIEPNPGEYHDVLVYSRLATDTVYGTHAMSGVLNSILPSKRVIAHVLFRDETGRVLLLETTYKPDWELPGGVAEEGEAPRAAAEREVREEVGLGVELGQPLITDWMPPYLGWSDAIEFIFDGGVLDAVTAATLAPTDKEIAAVHWVEPSAVEQHVTELSARRIALMLDGGRGHTEAGHLG, encoded by the coding sequence GTGACTGACTTCCAGGTACACGTCGACGTCAAGGGCAGCGTCGGGACGCTCCGTTGGGCTGAACAGCGGGTCGACATCGAGACGCTGCAGCGCGCCGTCTCGCTCGCTGCAGACGACGTCCTGATCGCCCGTGGCCTCCGGCGCCTTCAGGTCGAACTGCCCGACTGGGACAGCGCCGCCCGCACGGCGCTGCACCGGGCGGGCTTCAGGCTCGAGGGTCGGCTTCGTTCGGCCATCGAGCCCAACCCCGGCGAATACCACGACGTCCTCGTCTACTCCCGGCTGGCGACGGACACGGTCTACGGCACCCACGCGATGTCGGGCGTGCTGAACTCGATCCTCCCCTCCAAGCGTGTGATCGCCCACGTGCTGTTCCGAGACGAGACCGGACGGGTGCTCCTGTTGGAGACCACCTACAAGCCCGACTGGGAGCTGCCAGGTGGCGTCGCCGAGGAGGGCGAGGCCCCGCGGGCGGCCGCCGAGCGCGAGGTGCGTGAGGAGGTCGGCCTCGGCGTGGAGCTGGGCCAGCCGCTGATCACCGACTGGATGCCTCCCTACCTCGGCTGGTCCGACGCGATCGAGTTCATCTTCGACGGCGGCGTCCTCGACGCGGTCACGGCCGCCACGCTCGCGCCGACCGACAAGGAGATTGCGGCGGTGCACTGGGTCGAGCCGTCCGCGGTCGAGCAGCACGTCACCGAACTCTCCGCCCGCCGGATCGCCCTGATGCTCGACGGCGGCCGAGGCCACACCGAGGCCGGCCACCTAGGCTGA
- the glgB gene encoding 1,4-alpha-glucan branching protein GlgB — MAHDQFGELTGWDLEGFHNGGDTELWKRLGSHVITEQGDEPGDEGKVAGVRFAVWAPNAKSVQVIGDFNWWTGDQLQLVPGSGVWAGFIPGLGEGTLYKYRIETQEGHWIEKVDPMARFSEQAPANASIVYESKYIWSDDDWMEHRRNGRAHAEPMSVYEVHLGGWRQGKSYLDLAEELVSYVKWQGYTHVEFMPLAEHPFAPSWGYQVTGYFSPTSRFGKPDDLRYLIDRLHQAGIGVIMDWVPGHFPKDEWALGRFDGTALYEHADPRQGEHMDWGTYIFNYGRNEVKSFLVSNALYWIQEFHIDGLRVDAVASMLYLDYSREEGQWVPNEFGGRENLEAIDFLRYVNRHLYEREPGVVMIAEESTSFPGVTKPVHEGGLGFGFKWNMGWMNDSLRYLQLDPIYRQYEHNLLTFAMVYQYSENFVLPISHDEVVHGKGSMINKVPQDDWRKFATLRAFYSYMWSFPGKQLVFMGCEFGQRPEFNEAASLEWWVSELWGHGGLQRLFRDLNHIYRDNAPLYELDNDPSGFTWINADDAAHDTLSWVRHDTHGNHIACVTNFSPEPLVDYEIGLPEAGAWEEILNTDAPIYDGSGEFGNLGEVNAVAEPWGHFPARARVAVPPLGSIWLRRNLGS; from the coding sequence ATGGCGCACGACCAGTTCGGCGAACTCACCGGCTGGGACCTGGAAGGGTTCCACAACGGAGGTGACACCGAGCTCTGGAAACGACTCGGCTCCCACGTCATCACCGAACAGGGCGATGAGCCCGGTGACGAGGGGAAGGTCGCGGGCGTCCGCTTCGCCGTCTGGGCCCCCAACGCCAAGTCGGTCCAGGTGATCGGCGACTTCAACTGGTGGACGGGCGATCAACTGCAGCTGGTGCCCGGCAGCGGCGTGTGGGCGGGCTTCATCCCCGGCCTCGGCGAGGGGACGCTCTACAAGTACCGGATCGAGACCCAGGAGGGGCACTGGATCGAGAAGGTCGACCCGATGGCCCGCTTCAGCGAGCAGGCCCCGGCCAACGCGTCGATCGTCTACGAGTCGAAGTACATCTGGTCGGATGACGACTGGATGGAGCACCGCCGCAACGGCCGCGCGCACGCCGAGCCGATGAGCGTCTACGAGGTCCACCTGGGCGGCTGGCGCCAGGGCAAGAGCTACCTCGACCTCGCGGAGGAGCTGGTCAGCTACGTCAAGTGGCAGGGCTACACGCACGTCGAGTTCATGCCGCTGGCCGAGCACCCGTTCGCCCCGAGCTGGGGCTACCAGGTCACCGGCTACTTCTCCCCCACGTCGCGTTTCGGCAAGCCCGACGACCTGCGCTACCTGATCGACCGGCTGCACCAGGCGGGCATCGGCGTGATCATGGACTGGGTCCCCGGCCATTTCCCGAAGGACGAGTGGGCCCTCGGCCGGTTCGACGGGACGGCGCTCTACGAGCACGCCGACCCACGCCAGGGCGAGCACATGGACTGGGGAACCTACATCTTCAACTACGGCCGCAACGAGGTGAAGAGCTTCCTGGTCAGCAACGCGCTGTACTGGATCCAGGAGTTCCACATCGACGGCCTGCGCGTCGACGCCGTCGCCTCGATGCTGTACCTCGACTACTCGCGCGAGGAGGGGCAGTGGGTGCCCAACGAGTTCGGCGGCCGCGAGAACCTTGAGGCGATCGACTTCCTGCGCTACGTCAACCGTCACCTGTACGAGCGTGAGCCCGGCGTCGTGATGATCGCCGAGGAGTCCACCAGCTTCCCGGGCGTCACCAAGCCCGTCCACGAGGGCGGCCTCGGCTTCGGCTTCAAGTGGAACATGGGGTGGATGAACGACTCGCTGCGCTACCTGCAGCTCGATCCGATCTACCGGCAGTACGAGCACAACCTGCTCACCTTCGCGATGGTCTACCAGTACTCCGAGAACTTCGTGCTCCCGATCAGCCACGACGAGGTCGTGCACGGCAAGGGCTCGATGATCAACAAGGTGCCGCAGGACGACTGGCGCAAGTTCGCCACGCTGCGCGCCTTCTACTCCTACATGTGGAGCTTCCCCGGCAAGCAGCTGGTCTTCATGGGCTGCGAGTTCGGTCAGCGGCCGGAGTTCAACGAGGCCGCGAGCCTCGAGTGGTGGGTCTCCGAGCTGTGGGGCCACGGCGGCCTGCAGCGGCTGTTCCGCGACCTGAACCACATCTACCGCGACAACGCCCCGCTGTACGAGCTGGACAACGACCCGTCGGGGTTCACCTGGATCAACGCCGACGACGCCGCCCACGACACCCTCAGCTGGGTGCGTCACGACACGCACGGCAACCACATCGCCTGCGTCACGAACTTCTCTCCGGAGCCGCTCGTGGACTACGAGATCGGCCTTCCCGAGGCGGGTGCGTGGGAGGAGATCCTGAACACCGACGCCCCCATCTACGACGGGTCCGGCGAGTTCGGCAACCTCGGCGAGGTCAACGCCGTCGCCGAGCCGTGGGGCCATTTCCCGGCACGCGCCCGCGTGGCCGTACCGCCGCTCGGCTCGATCTGGCTGCGACGTAACCTTGGCTCGTGA
- a CDS encoding phosphotransferase: MSGGDLTQTLWDLAISQRWFSGRSGRPLRVDLGDWAAEPTPSTPGLRPGFLVVGFDDGHEETYLIPLLWPLDGDPSDATDDAGILLDLLRADAPGFERLAEIPDDLPARRFTGEQSNTSIFYGEALLAKVFRRIEPGSNIDVELHRELRGSAVVAELYGSWNVDGTDLAVFLEALHEPTDGYDLACRFASEGRDFSEHATALGSALGTVHRILAEKLGTGSVPGADIAAGFRSRLETVASEFAELRPFVPAAERVFDEVADAQVEVQRVHGDCHLGQVLLTGGHWIYVDFEGEPLKSLEERRRPDSPLRDVAGMLRSFGYARAAGDADDDWLTACRRAFLTGYGLDPDRTEPLLAGYETDKAGYEVAYEARYRPHLIRVPLDFLSTLPEGA; the protein is encoded by the coding sequence ATGAGTGGCGGCGACCTCACGCAGACGCTGTGGGATCTCGCCATCTCGCAGCGCTGGTTCTCGGGCCGCTCGGGTCGTCCGCTGCGCGTCGACCTGGGTGACTGGGCCGCCGAGCCGACGCCGTCCACCCCCGGCCTGAGGCCGGGCTTCCTGGTGGTCGGCTTCGACGACGGGCACGAGGAGACCTATCTGATCCCGCTGCTGTGGCCGCTGGACGGTGACCCCTCCGACGCCACCGACGACGCGGGGATCCTGCTCGACCTGTTGCGCGCCGACGCCCCGGGCTTCGAACGGCTCGCCGAGATTCCCGACGACCTTCCCGCGCGCCGCTTCACCGGTGAGCAGTCCAACACGTCGATCTTCTACGGCGAAGCCCTGCTCGCCAAGGTGTTCCGGCGGATCGAGCCCGGGAGCAACATCGACGTCGAACTGCACCGCGAGCTGCGCGGCAGCGCAGTGGTCGCCGAGCTGTACGGGTCCTGGAACGTCGACGGCACCGACCTCGCCGTGTTCCTCGAGGCTCTGCACGAGCCCACCGACGGCTACGACCTCGCCTGCCGCTTCGCCTCCGAGGGCCGCGACTTCAGCGAGCACGCGACCGCACTGGGGTCGGCGCTGGGCACGGTGCACCGGATCCTCGCCGAGAAGCTTGGCACCGGCAGCGTCCCCGGCGCCGACATCGCCGCGGGGTTCCGGTCGCGCCTCGAGACGGTCGCTTCGGAGTTCGCGGAGCTTCGCCCCTTCGTCCCTGCGGCCGAGCGCGTCTTCGACGAGGTGGCCGACGCTCAGGTGGAGGTCCAGCGCGTCCACGGTGACTGCCATCTCGGGCAGGTGCTGCTCACCGGCGGGCACTGGATCTACGTCGATTTCGAAGGGGAGCCGCTGAAGTCGCTCGAGGAGCGCAGGCGCCCGGATTCGCCGCTGCGTGACGTGGCGGGCATGCTGCGCTCGTTCGGGTACGCGCGGGCCGCGGGCGATGCCGACGACGACTGGCTGACTGCCTGCCGTCGGGCGTTCCTGACCGGGTACGGTCTCGACCCCGACCGGACCGAACCCCTCCTTGCGGGGTACGAGACGGACAAGGCCGGCTACGAGGTCGCCTACGAGGCGCGCTACCGCCCCCACCTCATCCGCGTACCGCTAGATTTTCTCTCAACACTTCCTGAAGGAGCATGA
- a CDS encoding alpha-1,4-glucan--maltose-1-phosphate maltosyltransferase produces MTEQFPARASKRIVRTEGGLGRIPVTGVQPVLEGGAYPVKAVTHERLLVQANVFREGHDAVNASVILTSPSGTQRRIDMTQVEPVGLDIWQAHIRMAEPGDWTFRVEGWSDPWGTWIHHAEKKLPVGVDVELVHMEGRELLSRAARQAEAMRAPGAASMLRGAAELLVGDTEVDEILETVTSAPIARAMARFGPRELVSPTPDYPVRVERRRALYSSWYEFFPRSQGAWKDDQGHWHSGTFASSVERLEAAAGMGFNVVYLPPIHPIGQSFRKGPNNTLTPGPEDPGSPWAIGSADGGHDAIHPDLGTIDDFDAFVAKARSLDVEIAMDLALQASPDHPWVTEHPEWFTTRLDGTIAYAENPPKKYQDIYPINFDNDPVGIYHEVLRIVEYWISHGVTIFRVDNPHTKPVEFWDWLIGRVNERHPEVIFLAEAFTKPQMMAALGKIGFQQSYTYFTWRNVKWELTEYLTELSTDMANYYRPNFFVNTPDINPFFLQSGNPAAFAIRAILAATMSPSWGVYSGYELFEHEPLAPGKEEYLNSEKFEYRPRDYNAQPNLNVLLGRLNEIRAGHQSLQQLRDIHFHHAPHDSVIVFSKRDGDDTVLVVCSLDPEGTVESQLNLDFDALGFPAADKVSVHDELTGEEYLWGREAFVRLYPGKPAHIMHVTVS; encoded by the coding sequence GTGACCGAGCAGTTCCCAGCCCGAGCCAGCAAGCGCATCGTCCGAACCGAGGGTGGCCTCGGCCGTATCCCTGTCACCGGCGTCCAGCCGGTGCTGGAAGGCGGCGCCTACCCCGTCAAGGCGGTGACGCATGAACGCCTCCTCGTCCAGGCCAACGTCTTCCGCGAGGGCCACGACGCCGTCAACGCGTCCGTGATCCTGACCTCACCGAGCGGCACCCAGCGCCGCATCGACATGACCCAGGTCGAGCCGGTCGGGCTCGACATCTGGCAGGCCCACATCCGCATGGCCGAGCCTGGCGACTGGACCTTCCGCGTCGAGGGCTGGTCCGACCCGTGGGGCACCTGGATCCACCACGCCGAGAAGAAGCTGCCGGTCGGCGTCGACGTCGAACTCGTCCACATGGAGGGCCGCGAGCTGCTCAGCAGGGCTGCCCGCCAGGCCGAGGCGATGCGCGCACCAGGTGCGGCGAGCATGCTCCGCGGGGCGGCAGAACTGCTCGTCGGCGACACCGAGGTCGACGAGATCCTCGAGACCGTGACCTCGGCCCCGATCGCCCGCGCCATGGCCCGCTTCGGTCCGCGCGAGCTCGTCTCCCCCACCCCCGACTACCCCGTGCGCGTCGAGCGCAGGCGCGCTCTGTACTCGTCCTGGTACGAGTTCTTCCCCCGCTCCCAGGGCGCATGGAAGGACGATCAGGGTCACTGGCACTCCGGGACCTTCGCCTCCTCCGTGGAGCGCCTCGAGGCCGCGGCAGGCATGGGCTTCAACGTCGTCTACCTTCCGCCGATCCACCCGATCGGACAGTCCTTCCGCAAGGGCCCGAACAACACGCTCACCCCGGGGCCTGAGGATCCGGGCTCGCCATGGGCGATCGGATCGGCCGACGGCGGACACGACGCCATCCACCCGGATCTCGGCACCATCGACGACTTCGACGCGTTCGTCGCGAAGGCCCGCTCGCTCGACGTCGAGATCGCCATGGACCTCGCGCTGCAGGCCTCGCCCGATCACCCGTGGGTCACCGAACACCCCGAATGGTTCACCACCCGCCTCGACGGGACGATCGCCTACGCGGAGAACCCGCCGAAGAAGTACCAGGACATCTACCCGATCAACTTCGACAACGACCCGGTCGGCATCTACCACGAGGTGCTGCGGATCGTGGAGTACTGGATTTCGCACGGCGTCACGATCTTCCGCGTCGACAACCCGCACACCAAGCCGGTGGAGTTCTGGGACTGGCTGATCGGCCGCGTCAACGAGCGGCACCCCGAGGTGATCTTCCTCGCGGAGGCCTTCACGAAGCCGCAGATGATGGCCGCGCTCGGCAAGATCGGATTCCAGCAGTCCTACACCTACTTCACGTGGCGCAACGTGAAGTGGGAGCTGACCGAGTACCTCACCGAGCTGTCGACGGACATGGCCAACTACTACCGGCCCAACTTCTTCGTCAACACCCCCGACATCAACCCGTTCTTCCTGCAGTCGGGCAACCCGGCGGCCTTCGCGATCCGCGCGATCCTCGCCGCGACGATGTCGCCGTCGTGGGGTGTCTACTCCGGCTACGAGCTGTTCGAGCACGAGCCGCTCGCCCCGGGCAAGGAGGAGTACCTCAACTCCGAGAAGTTCGAGTACCGGCCGCGCGACTACAACGCCCAGCCGAACCTGAACGTGCTGCTCGGACGGCTCAACGAGATCCGTGCGGGGCACCAGTCGCTGCAGCAGCTGCGCGACATCCACTTCCACCACGCCCCGCACGACTCGGTCATCGTCTTCTCGAAGCGCGACGGGGACGACACCGTCCTCGTCGTGTGCTCGCTCGACCCGGAAGGAACCGTCGAGAGCCAGCTCAACCTCGACTTCGACGCCCTCGGTTTCCCGGCCGCGGACAAGGTGTCGGTGCACGACGAGCTGACCGGCGAGGAGTACCTGTGGGGTCGCGAGGCCTTCGTCCGGCTCTACCCGGGCAAGCCGGCCCACATCATGCATGTGACGGTCTCATGA
- the glgX gene encoding glycogen debranching protein GlgX, translated as MQIPDTSTLGAHVTDRGVAFGLWAPRATKVELALIGARNEQHNHDMQRGDDGIWSVEVDGIGAGQQYGFRVHGPWDPSDGSRFNPARLLLDPYARAIVGGIDFRGPILDHVTGDPFTISTEDSFGAVPVSVVVADTAPPTPVAKRRPMSETVIYETHLRGFTKLHPEVPEHLRGSYLGMADPAVIAYLVDLGVTAVEFLPLQHFVSEPFIANKGLRNYWGYNTLGFFAPHAAYAPRGTVGNQVADFKTMVSALHEAGIEVLLDVVYNHTGEGGHEGPTLSMRGIDHDAYYRLTNDRRDDYDVTGCGNSVNTAHPMVLQLVLDSLRYWVTEMGVDGFRFDLATTLIRDWHHHVDQNHPFKQAIADDPVFRDVKIIAEPWDIGPYGYQVGAWGPGWSEWNDRFRDHVRDYWRGSVHGVQELATRLAGSPDLFDRPGRTPQASVNFVTAHDGFTMRDLVSYDVKHNLANGEANRDGTDNNHSWNHGWEGDTSDPLITAIRRRQVLNLMATQILAAGTPMLTAGDEFGRTQKGNNNAYCQDSPLSWVDWTIPDQWRDVRDRVAALIALRRDHEVLRLDEFAHHTEVLGEGGENLQRVDLTWMDGASGQMGEDAWHDGSRRLLGMYVSDEKEAFLTWFNSASEPAPATLPGLPWGHGFEIVWHSADDDELPIQKTLPARAPLTIPGRSVVVMRVLVPQSSEELLRLQGEAAAAPVPQSSEELLRVQEEAAAAPVPSGD; from the coding sequence ATGCAGATCCCAGACACCAGTACCCTCGGCGCCCACGTCACCGACCGCGGAGTCGCGTTCGGCCTCTGGGCACCCCGCGCGACCAAGGTGGAACTGGCCCTCATCGGCGCCCGCAACGAGCAGCACAACCACGACATGCAGCGCGGCGACGACGGCATCTGGAGTGTCGAGGTCGACGGCATCGGCGCGGGTCAGCAGTACGGCTTCCGCGTGCACGGCCCCTGGGACCCGTCCGACGGCTCGCGCTTCAACCCGGCACGGCTGCTGCTCGACCCCTACGCAAGGGCGATCGTCGGAGGCATCGACTTCCGGGGCCCGATCCTCGACCACGTGACGGGCGACCCGTTCACGATCTCCACCGAGGACTCCTTCGGCGCGGTGCCCGTCTCGGTCGTCGTGGCCGACACTGCCCCACCGACGCCGGTCGCCAAGCGCAGGCCGATGTCGGAGACGGTGATCTACGAGACCCATCTGCGGGGGTTCACCAAGCTGCACCCCGAGGTCCCAGAGCATCTGCGGGGTTCCTACCTCGGCATGGCCGATCCGGCCGTGATCGCCTATCTCGTCGATCTCGGCGTCACCGCCGTCGAGTTCCTCCCGCTGCAGCACTTCGTCAGCGAGCCGTTCATCGCGAACAAGGGCCTTCGGAACTACTGGGGCTACAACACGCTCGGCTTCTTCGCACCGCACGCCGCCTACGCCCCGCGCGGCACCGTCGGCAATCAGGTCGCCGACTTCAAGACGATGGTCTCCGCGCTGCACGAGGCGGGCATCGAGGTGCTCCTCGACGTCGTCTACAACCACACCGGCGAGGGCGGCCATGAGGGTCCGACGCTGTCGATGCGCGGCATCGACCACGACGCCTACTACCGGCTGACCAACGACCGGCGCGACGACTACGACGTGACGGGGTGCGGCAACTCGGTCAACACCGCCCACCCGATGGTGCTGCAACTGGTGCTCGACTCGCTGCGCTACTGGGTCACCGAGATGGGCGTCGACGGGTTCCGCTTCGATCTGGCCACGACCCTGATCCGGGACTGGCACCACCACGTCGACCAGAACCATCCGTTCAAGCAGGCCATCGCAGACGATCCGGTGTTCAGGGACGTCAAGATCATCGCCGAGCCCTGGGACATCGGCCCCTACGGCTACCAGGTCGGCGCCTGGGGTCCGGGCTGGAGCGAATGGAACGACCGCTTCCGCGATCACGTGCGTGACTACTGGCGCGGTTCGGTGCACGGCGTGCAGGAGCTCGCCACGCGCCTGGCCGGCTCGCCCGACCTCTTCGACCGCCCCGGTCGCACCCCGCAGGCCAGCGTCAACTTCGTGACCGCGCACGACGGTTTCACCATGCGCGACCTGGTCAGCTACGACGTCAAGCACAACCTGGCCAACGGCGAGGCGAACCGCGACGGCACAGACAACAACCACTCGTGGAACCACGGCTGGGAGGGCGACACGTCTGACCCGCTGATCACCGCGATCCGCCGCAGGCAGGTGCTCAACCTGATGGCGACCCAGATCCTCGCGGCGGGCACGCCCATGCTGACGGCGGGCGACGAGTTCGGCCGGACGCAGAAGGGCAACAACAACGCCTACTGCCAGGATTCGCCCCTCTCGTGGGTCGACTGGACGATCCCCGACCAGTGGCGCGACGTCCGTGACCGGGTGGCCGCGTTGATCGCGCTGCGCCGCGACCATGAGGTGCTGCGCCTCGACGAGTTCGCCCACCACACCGAGGTGCTCGGCGAGGGTGGGGAGAACCTGCAGCGGGTCGACCTCACCTGGATGGACGGCGCCTCGGGGCAGATGGGCGAGGATGCCTGGCACGACGGGTCGCGCCGACTGCTCGGCATGTACGTCTCCGATGAGAAGGAGGCCTTCCTCACCTGGTTCAACTCGGCCTCCGAGCCTGCCCCGGCGACCCTACCGGGGCTGCCATGGGGCCACGGCTTCGAGATCGTGTGGCACAGCGCAGACGACGACGAACTGCCCATACAGAAGACGCTCCCGGCGAGGGCGCCGTTGACCATCCCGGGCCGCAGCGTCGTGGTGATGCGCGTGCTGGTGCCGCAGAGCTCCGAGGAACTGCTGCGCCTCCAGGGTGAGGCCGCGGCTGCGCCGGTGCCGCAGAGCTCCGAGGAACTGCTGCGCGTCCAGGAGGAGGCCGCGGCTGCGCCGGTGCCCAGCGGCGACTGA